The following are encoded in a window of Haloarcula halophila genomic DNA:
- a CDS encoding DUF429 domain-containing protein: MNEGVLGVDFSGASAAGDALWVTEATPTPRGLRVDECYRASDRWGSDREAAHAGLRERITDDDIGTVGMDFPFSLPQTVLDAQCGGSWTGLLEWLGGSEGPNDPRSFSQRCRRTAEMAVEKRDVRRETDLRRGALCPYTNRTRSMTLYGVRDVLGRLAQRADTAVVPMQDETGETTTRVCEVYPAATFSWLGCYREGYKNVEGARDRRGANVDAISDCSVLVGAHRRQYLDNHDALDSLAAAVTTARVADGARPTPAGPVTEGCIHV; this comes from the coding sequence ATGAACGAGGGCGTACTGGGGGTCGACTTCAGCGGCGCGAGCGCGGCCGGCGACGCGCTCTGGGTCACCGAGGCGACGCCCACCCCGCGAGGGCTTCGTGTCGACGAGTGCTACCGCGCGAGCGACCGCTGGGGCAGCGACCGCGAAGCCGCACACGCCGGCCTCCGCGAGCGGATCACCGACGACGATATCGGGACGGTCGGGATGGACTTCCCGTTCAGCCTCCCCCAGACGGTGTTAGACGCCCAGTGTGGGGGCAGTTGGACGGGCCTGTTGGAGTGGCTCGGCGGCTCGGAGGGTCCCAACGACCCGCGGTCGTTCTCCCAGCGCTGTCGCCGGACCGCCGAGATGGCCGTCGAGAAACGCGACGTCCGGCGGGAGACCGACCTCCGCCGTGGGGCGCTCTGTCCGTACACCAACCGCACGCGCAGCATGACCCTCTACGGCGTCCGGGACGTGCTGGGGCGGCTGGCCCAGCGGGCCGACACCGCCGTCGTGCCGATGCAAGACGAGACCGGAGAGACGACGACGCGGGTCTGTGAGGTCTACCCCGCAGCGACCTTCAGCTGGCTTGGCTGTTACCGCGAGGGGTACAAGAACGTCGAGGGCGCCCGCGACCGGCGTGGGGCCAACGTCGACGCCATCTCGGACTGTAGCGTCCTCGTGGGCGCTCACCGCCGCCAGTACCTCGACAACCACGACGCGTTGGACTCGCTGGCCGCCGCAGTCACGACGGCTCGGGTCGCCGACGGCGCACGGCCCACTCCCGCCGGACCGGTCACTGAAGGCTGCATCCACGTGTAA
- a CDS encoding DUF4112 domain-containing protein: MEQEPPGLTRIRRVARLLDDSVGVPLTRYRVGLDALLGLVPVAGDTVTALLSLYIVVEAARLGVSLRTLARMVLNVGLDFAVGSVPVVGDLVDALWKANERNAELAAADLARADQTPF, from the coding sequence ATGGAACAGGAACCGCCCGGGTTGACCCGCATCCGGCGGGTCGCGCGACTGCTAGACGACAGCGTCGGGGTCCCGCTGACCCGCTACCGCGTCGGCCTCGACGCGCTGCTGGGGCTGGTCCCGGTCGCCGGTGACACCGTCACGGCCCTGCTCTCGCTGTACATCGTCGTCGAAGCCGCTCGGCTTGGCGTCTCCCTGCGGACGCTCGCCCGGATGGTGCTGAACGTCGGGCTGGACTTCGCCGTCGGTTCGGTCCCGGTGGTCGGGGACCTCGTCGACGCCCTCTGGAAGGCCAACGAACGGAACGCCGAGCTGGCGGCCGCCGACCTCGCCCGGGCCGACCAGACACCGTTTTAG
- a CDS encoding DUF7559 family protein, translating into MPATMEVVCTDDDCELDMFELHYTYDMPEDVGLADFACPYCGGVDCLEAIEL; encoded by the coding sequence ATGCCCGCCACGATGGAAGTCGTCTGTACGGACGACGACTGCGAACTCGACATGTTCGAGCTGCATTACACGTACGATATGCCGGAGGATGTCGGGCTCGCCGACTTCGCCTGCCCGTACTGCGGGGGGGTCGACTGTCTCGAGGCGATCGAGCTATGA
- a CDS encoding thiamine-phosphate synthase family protein — MRFIEEVVVEEFLPTFRSLLAEALRERDLTQSEVAELLGISQSAVSKYVHGNVDRNEALLDHRGLAELVERLADGLAAGETTSVQALVETEVFIRELERGGLLAQLHEQRVPELAEYEGEFAVHDPDSTLRAAEQALSSVRRGLQVLENTSGFATLIPAVGSNLVEALPDGDSIEDVAAVPGRILDVKGRATIPADPEFGVSEHVASVLLAARAAGSDARAALNVRYDESIVTALSEAGYTTAEFDAEASVETGVAEALAETPDADVLYQTGGMGVEPVVYVLGPDAGTVAERTRELL, encoded by the coding sequence ATGCGGTTCATCGAGGAGGTCGTCGTCGAGGAGTTCCTGCCGACGTTCCGGTCGCTGCTGGCCGAGGCGCTCCGGGAGCGAGACCTCACCCAGTCGGAGGTCGCCGAGTTGCTCGGGATCAGCCAGAGCGCCGTCTCGAAGTACGTCCACGGGAACGTCGACCGCAACGAGGCGTTGCTCGACCACCGCGGACTCGCCGAACTCGTCGAGCGGCTGGCCGACGGGCTGGCGGCCGGCGAGACGACCTCGGTCCAGGCGCTGGTCGAGACGGAGGTGTTCATCCGTGAACTCGAACGCGGCGGGCTGTTGGCCCAACTGCACGAACAGCGGGTGCCGGAGTTGGCCGAGTACGAGGGGGAGTTCGCCGTCCACGACCCCGATTCGACGCTACGGGCGGCCGAACAGGCGCTCTCGTCGGTCCGGCGGGGGCTCCAGGTCTTAGAGAACACGAGCGGGTTCGCGACGCTGATCCCCGCGGTGGGGTCGAACCTCGTCGAAGCGTTGCCCGACGGCGACAGCATCGAGGACGTCGCCGCCGTCCCGGGACGGATTCTCGACGTGAAAGGGCGGGCGACGATCCCGGCCGATCCGGAGTTCGGCGTCAGCGAACACGTCGCGTCGGTGTTGCTGGCGGCCCGCGCGGCCGGCAGCGACGCGCGAGCGGCCCTGAACGTCCGCTACGACGAGTCGATCGTGACGGCGCTTTCCGAGGCCGGCTACACGACCGCCGAGTTCGACGCCGAGGCCAGCGTCGAGACCGGCGTCGCCGAGGCGCTGGCCGAGACGCCCGACGCCGACGTGCTCTACCAGACCGGCGGGATGGGCGTCGAGCCGGTCGTCTACGTGCTCGGTCCCGACGCCGGGACCGTCGCCGAGCGCACACGTGAGCTGCTGTGA
- a CDS encoding flippase-like domain-containing protein, with translation MSDIEVSVVLPAYNEEDTIEETVSVTLETLASFLPAGSFEVIVAEDGCDDRTPEIASRLAAEDDRVRHVHSDERLGRGGALEYAFQRADGGTLVYFDTDLATDMRHLEELVESVRSGAYDVATGSRWLPENRADRPARRGVPSLGYNTLVRAVLRSKLQDHQCGFKAFDRDAMETLAPMVEDEHWFWDTELLVKAQRNGFRVKEFPVDWTPKGDSKVDIVRDVFGMGSQVLRTFWELSVSPRITRRVSLGAGTLLVVVALLLMTQYLDPRTVLERMADADPAIVALSGAVYALSWPLRGIRYRDILDSMGHHERWEFLTGAVFVSQTGNLVFPARAGDAVRAYVVKARRSIPYPTGFASLAVERVFDLLTITLLAGVVLIGLAVTGSADTLFAALAGDAVGGDTASSGQTAVVVAAAVGLAAIGAVAAIVASARTDRNFVRAGVGRLSDDSYADYVAGVIEGFVADIQTVTADGAAFVRVGLGSLLIWSLDVLTALVVFRAFGQSLTPSLIAVGFFAVSVGNLAKVLPLTPGGVGLYEGAFTIIVAPLTPVGVTTALSIAVVDHAVKNAVTVVGGIVSMAWLNVSLTKAVEESRNASEVEPEAEA, from the coding sequence ATGAGCGACATCGAGGTGAGCGTCGTCCTCCCCGCGTACAACGAGGAGGACACCATCGAGGAGACCGTCTCGGTCACACTGGAGACGCTCGCCTCCTTCCTGCCGGCCGGCAGCTTCGAAGTCATCGTCGCCGAGGACGGCTGTGACGACCGGACACCGGAGATCGCGAGCCGTCTGGCCGCCGAGGACGACCGCGTCCGTCACGTCCACAGCGACGAGCGACTCGGTCGGGGCGGTGCCCTGGAGTACGCCTTCCAGCGGGCCGACGGCGGGACGCTCGTCTACTTCGACACCGACCTGGCGACGGACATGCGCCACCTGGAGGAACTCGTCGAGAGCGTCCGATCGGGGGCCTACGACGTCGCGACGGGGTCACGCTGGCTGCCCGAGAACCGGGCCGACCGCCCGGCCAGACGGGGCGTCCCGAGCCTGGGATACAACACGCTGGTGCGGGCCGTCCTGCGCTCGAAACTGCAGGACCACCAGTGTGGGTTCAAGGCCTTCGACAGGGACGCGATGGAGACGCTCGCGCCGATGGTCGAGGACGAGCACTGGTTCTGGGACACGGAACTGCTCGTGAAGGCTCAGCGAAACGGGTTCCGCGTCAAGGAGTTCCCCGTCGACTGGACGCCCAAGGGCGACTCGAAAGTCGACATCGTCCGGGACGTCTTCGGGATGGGGAGCCAGGTGTTGCGGACCTTCTGGGAGCTGTCGGTCAGCCCGCGGATCACCCGCCGGGTGTCGCTGGGGGCCGGCACCCTGCTGGTCGTCGTCGCCCTCTTGTTGATGACCCAGTATCTCGACCCCCGGACGGTACTGGAACGGATGGCCGACGCGGACCCCGCGATCGTCGCCCTCTCGGGAGCGGTGTACGCCCTCTCGTGGCCGCTGCGTGGGATCCGGTACCGGGACATCTTGGACTCGATGGGGCATCACGAACGCTGGGAGTTCCTGACCGGTGCGGTGTTCGTCAGTCAGACCGGGAACCTCGTCTTCCCCGCGCGGGCCGGCGACGCCGTCCGGGCCTACGTCGTGAAGGCGCGCCGCTCGATCCCCTACCCTACCGGCTTCGCCTCGCTGGCCGTCGAGCGCGTCTTCGACCTGCTGACGATCACGCTGCTTGCCGGTGTGGTGCTGATCGGGTTGGCGGTCACCGGGTCGGCCGACACACTCTTCGCCGCGCTGGCCGGCGACGCCGTCGGCGGTGACACGGCCAGCAGCGGCCAGACGGCCGTCGTCGTGGCGGCGGCGGTCGGACTCGCGGCCATCGGCGCGGTCGCGGCCATCGTCGCCAGCGCCCGCACCGACCGGAACTTCGTCCGTGCCGGGGTGGGGCGACTCAGCGACGACTCCTACGCCGACTACGTCGCCGGCGTCATCGAGGGGTTCGTCGCCGACATCCAGACGGTGACCGCCGACGGGGCGGCGTTCGTCCGTGTCGGCCTCGGTAGCCTCCTCATCTGGTCGCTGGACGTGCTCACGGCGCTCGTCGTGTTCCGTGCCTTCGGCCAGTCGCTGACGCCGTCGCTGATCGCCGTCGGCTTCTTCGCGGTCAGCGTCGGCAACCTCGCCAAGGTACTCCCGCTTACGCCGGGCGGCGTGGGGCTCTACGAGGGCGCGTTCACGATCATCGTCGCGCCGCTGACCCCCGTCGGCGTGACGACGGCGCTCTCGATCGCCGTGGTCGACCACGCGGTCAAAAACGCCGTCACGGTGGTCGGCGGTATCGTCTCGATGGCGTGGCTCAACGTCTCGCTGACGAAAGCCGTCGAGGAGTCACGGAACGCGAGCGAAGTCGAACCGGAGGCCGAGGCGTAG
- a CDS encoding ABC transporter ATP-binding protein encodes MSEDHGGFEGVRENVDGHPMVNLFGYATPYWLRLLAGILAAFCTRFARLVPPIVVAAAIDRVILNSGEPGLLTTAGLLPTGSITGEAARVAFLQRLVVIAAVAYLIRSVTRFVSRYLLQSTAQKIQRDLRDDTYDHLQHLSMDFFANHQTGGMMSILNSDINRLESFLNTEFRQLIRVVATVGGIAAVLYWHSPTLALIALAPVPIIGVASGYFLTWIEPRYRSIRRTVSRLNTRLENNLSGAPVIKAFDRYAFERKRVTEQSQTYHDEKVGALRIRRAFFAGLRLLTGVVFVGILYVAGMDFVTSAPGEAALQTGTFALFFLYLRRLYSPMRRVGKSANKYQLAKSSAERVFGLLGQAPTITDPEDPYRPDDIDGRVDFEDVTFGYDDDRPVVRNVSLSVPAGATVGLAGPTGAGKSTLLKLVPRFHDVDSGAVRVDGVDVREYALQSLRDDIAIVEQQPYLFSGTVAENIAYGDRTVLDGEADGDEAARERVREAARAAEAHAFVEDLPEGYDTQIGERGIKLSGGQRQRVAIARALLNDPEIIIFDEATSDVDTETEERIQESIERLVEDRTAFVIAHRLSTIQDADRIVVLDDGELAEQGTHTDLLAAGGDYADLWDAQADEGPVSADD; translated from the coding sequence ATGTCTGAGGACCACGGTGGGTTCGAGGGCGTCCGCGAGAACGTCGACGGGCATCCGATGGTCAACCTCTTCGGGTACGCGACGCCGTACTGGCTCCGGCTGCTCGCTGGGATCCTCGCTGCGTTCTGTACCCGCTTTGCCCGGCTCGTTCCGCCCATCGTCGTCGCCGCCGCCATCGATCGGGTGATCCTCAACAGCGGCGAGCCCGGACTGTTGACGACGGCCGGGCTGCTCCCGACCGGCAGCATCACCGGGGAGGCGGCACGCGTCGCCTTCCTCCAGCGACTCGTCGTTATCGCCGCCGTGGCGTACCTGATCCGTTCTGTCACGCGGTTCGTCTCGCGGTACCTCCTGCAATCGACCGCACAGAAGATCCAGCGTGACCTGCGTGACGACACCTACGACCACCTCCAGCACCTCTCGATGGACTTCTTCGCCAACCACCAGACCGGCGGGATGATGTCGATCCTCAACAGCGACATCAACCGGCTTGAGTCGTTTCTCAACACGGAGTTCCGCCAGCTCATCCGCGTGGTCGCCACGGTCGGCGGGATCGCTGCCGTCCTCTACTGGCACTCCCCGACGCTGGCGCTGATCGCGCTGGCCCCGGTCCCGATCATCGGCGTCGCCAGCGGCTATTTCCTCACCTGGATCGAACCCCGCTACCGGTCGATCCGCCGGACCGTTTCGCGGCTCAACACTCGCCTGGAAAACAACCTCAGCGGCGCGCCGGTCATCAAGGCCTTCGACCGCTATGCCTTCGAGCGCAAGCGTGTCACCGAGCAGAGCCAGACCTACCACGACGAGAAGGTCGGCGCGCTGCGCATCCGGCGGGCCTTCTTCGCCGGGCTCCGGCTGCTGACCGGGGTCGTCTTCGTCGGCATCCTTTACGTCGCCGGGATGGATTTCGTCACGAGCGCGCCCGGTGAAGCGGCCCTCCAGACCGGGACCTTCGCGCTCTTTTTCCTCTATCTCCGCCGGCTCTACTCGCCGATGCGCCGGGTCGGGAAGTCGGCGAACAAGTACCAACTCGCCAAGTCCAGCGCCGAACGTGTCTTCGGCCTGCTGGGACAGGCCCCGACGATCACCGACCCCGAGGACCCGTATCGACCCGACGACATCGATGGCCGCGTCGACTTCGAGGACGTGACCTTCGGCTACGATGACGACCGACCGGTCGTTCGGAACGTCTCCCTTTCCGTCCCGGCGGGCGCGACCGTCGGGCTGGCCGGCCCGACCGGTGCCGGGAAGTCGACGCTGCTGAAACTCGTCCCCAGGTTCCACGACGTGGATTCGGGCGCGGTTCGGGTCGACGGGGTCGACGTCCGCGAGTACGCGCTCCAGTCGCTCCGTGACGACATCGCCATCGTCGAACAGCAACCGTATCTCTTCTCGGGGACCGTCGCGGAGAACATCGCCTACGGCGACCGGACAGTGTTAGACGGGGAGGCCGACGGCGACGAGGCCGCACGCGAGCGCGTCCGGGAGGCTGCCCGGGCCGCGGAGGCTCACGCCTTCGTCGAGGACCTGCCCGAGGGCTACGACACTCAGATCGGCGAGCGCGGGATCAAACTCTCGGGGGGCCAGCGCCAGCGTGTCGCCATCGCCCGCGCGCTGTTGAACGATCCGGAGATCATCATCTTCGACGAGGCCACGAGCGACGTCGACACCGAGACCGAGGAGCGCATCCAGGAGAGCATCGAGCGCCTCGTCGAGGACCGGACGGCCTTCGTCATCGCCCACCGCCTCTCGACGATCCAGGACGCCGACCGCATCGTCGTGCTCGACGACGGGGAACTCGCCGAGCAGGGGACACACACCGACCTCCTGGCCGCCGGCGGCGACTACGCGGACCTCTGGGACGCCCAGGCCGACGAGGGGCCGGTCAGTGCCGACGACTGA
- a CDS encoding radical SAM protein, with protein MTDPETLSVTIVDGYVDEPAHFGVPPYISTYPRYAAGALVDAGVPSERITYHTIDELREERRRWQAVEEADLMVYVGGMTVPGKYVGGTPAEPDEVRELAWTAEGTSIIGGPVRFGVGEANEGASETARDDLDFDFMAMADVEAAVFDLVESGLEGFNDRYRSVEEETRWARAGAFVVEHHPNHPEYLICEMETSRGCPYRCSFCTEPMYGDPDFRPPESVVDEVDALSDHGVKHFRLGRQADILAYGGDGEAPNPDALRRLYGGIREVAPDLETLHLDNMNPITIVKWPEKAREGIRIIAEHNTPGDTAAFGLESADPEVMSDNNLNVTADECFEAVKVVNEVAGWRPGGDGDPRTDADGSAPNFGEDAAPRLPKLLPGINLVHGLKGERRETFEHNKRFLQRVYDEGLMLRRVNIRQVMAFEGTDMAETGADIANDHKKLFKQYKREVREEIDNPMLQRVAPPGTVLPDVHLEYHQDGKTFGRQLGTYPLLVAIPGERELGRVLDVAITDHGYRSVTGVPHPLDLNAASMDELRAIPGIGSQTAGNIVVERPYESVDGVADADLSKFVTAERS; from the coding sequence ATGACCGACCCCGAGACGCTCTCCGTGACTATCGTCGACGGCTACGTCGACGAACCTGCACACTTCGGGGTCCCGCCGTACATCTCGACGTATCCCCGGTACGCCGCCGGGGCACTCGTCGACGCCGGCGTCCCGAGCGAGCGGATCACCTACCACACGATCGACGAACTCCGCGAGGAACGCCGCCGCTGGCAGGCCGTCGAGGAGGCCGACCTCATGGTCTACGTCGGCGGGATGACCGTCCCCGGCAAGTACGTCGGCGGGACCCCCGCCGAGCCAGACGAGGTCCGGGAGCTGGCCTGGACCGCCGAGGGGACCTCCATCATCGGCGGCCCCGTCCGGTTCGGCGTCGGCGAGGCCAACGAGGGCGCGAGCGAGACGGCCAGGGACGATCTGGACTTCGACTTCATGGCGATGGCCGACGTCGAGGCGGCCGTCTTCGACCTCGTCGAGTCCGGCCTGGAGGGGTTCAACGACCGCTACCGCTCCGTCGAGGAGGAGACCCGCTGGGCGCGGGCCGGCGCGTTCGTCGTCGAGCACCACCCCAACCATCCGGAGTACCTCATCTGCGAGATGGAGACCTCCCGGGGCTGTCCGTACCGCTGTTCGTTCTGTACGGAACCGATGTACGGCGACCCGGACTTCCGCCCGCCCGAGAGCGTCGTCGACGAGGTCGACGCCCTCTCGGACCACGGTGTCAAGCACTTCCGTCTGGGCCGACAGGCCGACATCCTCGCGTACGGCGGCGACGGCGAGGCACCGAACCCCGACGCGCTCCGTCGGCTCTACGGGGGCATCCGCGAGGTCGCGCCAGACCTGGAGACGCTCCATCTGGACAACATGAATCCCATCACCATCGTGAAGTGGCCCGAGAAGGCCCGGGAGGGGATCCGGATCATCGCCGAGCACAACACGCCCGGCGACACGGCCGCGTTCGGCCTGGAGTCGGCAGACCCGGAGGTGATGAGCGACAACAACCTCAACGTCACCGCCGACGAGTGTTTCGAGGCCGTGAAGGTGGTCAACGAGGTCGCCGGCTGGCGGCCCGGTGGGGATGGGGACCCGCGGACCGATGCGGACGGGTCAGCACCGAACTTCGGCGAGGACGCAGCCCCTCGCCTCCCGAAACTGCTGCCGGGGATCAACCTCGTCCACGGGCTGAAAGGCGAACGCCGGGAGACCTTCGAGCACAACAAGCGGTTCCTCCAGCGGGTCTACGACGAGGGGCTGATGCTCCGTCGAGTGAATATCCGCCAGGTGATGGCCTTCGAAGGGACCGACATGGCCGAGACCGGCGCGGACATCGCCAACGACCACAAGAAGCTGTTCAAACAGTACAAACGCGAGGTCCGCGAGGAGATCGACAACCCGATGCTCCAGCGGGTCGCCCCGCCCGGAACGGTGCTTCCCGACGTCCATCTGGAGTACCACCAGGACGGCAAGACGTTCGGCCGCCAACTCGGGACCTACCCGCTGTTGGTCGCCATCCCCGGCGAGCGCGAACTCGGCCGGGTGCTCGACGTGGCGATTACCGACCACGGCTACCGATCGGTCACGGGAGTCCCGCACCCGCTGGATCTCAACGCCGCGTCGATGGACGAACTCCGGGCCATACCGGGGATCGGCTCCCAGACCGCCGGCAACATCGTCGTCGAGCGTCCTTACGAGTCGGTCGATGGCGTCGCCGACGCCGACCTCTCGAAGTTCGTGACTGCCGAGCGATCGTAA
- a CDS encoding glycosyltransferase family 87 protein gives MSLSTTRRDVWLVLGSAVLLGAGLGLYYVLAWPVKIGLNYRVYDAAARAVLAGRDFYAVTPPSSRFHYLYPPVTVLAFVPLARLGEWPVGYAITTVLTVAASGWLTRLLAGYVESMGYRVPRSDRLLVGAFVLASVHAVPSLAYGQVNHLLVAAFAAGLVWLDRDREWLAGVALALPAFVKVFPAAVGLWLLYRRAWRAIVAAVGTAVALSLAGLAAFGPATYRTYVFDVLLARRDTQAFVGGLDPGVSYVTLRRPLSVLFPTVDPTWYAAGAAALLAPAVAALYWRTRTTTDRLVALYGTLVAILLFFPSLLLYYVYLTFPLVVLLYDLPRGWGRRLFVGGTLLATLSLSFNAVPRLVDLLPLAPETVTQITVTLRPVFTLGTPVLYGCLLSLVGCLVYRLEREPTPGTADAASPGTSD, from the coding sequence ATGTCCCTCTCTACCACTCGCCGCGATGTCTGGCTCGTCCTCGGGAGCGCCGTCCTTCTGGGTGCCGGATTGGGCCTCTACTACGTGCTGGCCTGGCCGGTCAAGATCGGACTGAACTACCGGGTGTACGACGCCGCCGCGCGGGCGGTCCTGGCCGGCCGAGATTTCTACGCGGTGACGCCACCCTCCAGCCGGTTCCACTATCTCTACCCGCCGGTGACGGTACTGGCGTTCGTTCCGCTCGCGCGACTTGGGGAGTGGCCGGTCGGTTACGCGATCACGACAGTGCTGACGGTCGCCGCCAGCGGCTGGCTGACGCGCCTGCTGGCCGGGTACGTCGAGTCGATGGGCTACCGAGTCCCGCGGAGCGACCGGCTACTCGTGGGTGCGTTCGTCCTCGCGTCGGTCCACGCCGTCCCGTCGCTGGCCTACGGCCAGGTCAACCACCTGCTCGTGGCCGCCTTCGCGGCCGGACTCGTCTGGCTCGACCGGGACCGCGAGTGGCTGGCCGGCGTCGCGCTCGCGCTGCCGGCCTTCGTCAAGGTGTTCCCGGCGGCCGTCGGCCTCTGGTTGCTCTACCGGCGTGCCTGGCGGGCCATCGTCGCCGCCGTCGGGACGGCAGTGGCGCTCTCGCTTGCCGGCCTCGCAGCGTTCGGACCGGCCACCTACAGGACCTACGTCTTCGACGTCCTCCTTGCGCGACGGGACACGCAGGCGTTCGTCGGCGGCCTCGACCCGGGAGTGAGCTACGTCACGCTCCGCCGGCCGCTGTCGGTGCTGTTCCCGACCGTCGATCCGACGTGGTACGCCGCCGGTGCCGCGGCGCTGCTGGCACCCGCGGTGGCCGCGCTGTACTGGCGCACTCGAACCACGACCGACCGGCTGGTCGCGCTGTACGGGACCCTCGTCGCGATACTGCTGTTTTTCCCGTCGCTGCTCCTGTACTACGTCTACCTGACGTTCCCGCTGGTCGTGCTCCTCTACGACCTCCCCCGAGGATGGGGCCGCCGGCTGTTCGTCGGCGGGACGCTGCTCGCGACACTCTCGCTGTCGTTCAACGCCGTCCCGCGGTTGGTCGACCTCCTCCCGCTGGCTCCCGAGACCGTCACGCAGATCACGGTAACGCTCCGTCCCGTATTCACGCTCGGAACGCCGGTCTTGTACGGTTGTCTCCTCTCGCTCGTCGGTTGTCTCGTCTATCGGCTCGAACGAGAACCGACGCCGGGAACCGCGGACGCCGCGTCGCCGGGGACGAGCGACTGA
- a CDS encoding class I SAM-dependent methyltransferase, whose protein sequence is MTDVRSFYGRWARLYDALASLPFVGSWRARAVESLDLSAGDTVVEMGCGTGANVPSLRKQVGPGGTVVGVDLTRGMLDRAGRHPDRAGDGVHYVQGDAAHPPIRDADAVLATFVAGLFPDPEPVVDRWCDAVGPGGRIALLNFQRSDATVALPLNVVFEGFVRLSSPGSRLARDSQATAFERRVRAARRRLTERTVDRRYETLAGGYLGLLSGTVA, encoded by the coding sequence GTGACCGACGTTCGGTCGTTTTACGGGCGGTGGGCGCGCCTCTACGACGCCCTCGCCTCGCTCCCCTTCGTCGGCTCCTGGCGTGCGAGGGCCGTGGAATCACTGGACCTGTCGGCCGGGGACACCGTCGTCGAGATGGGCTGTGGCACCGGCGCGAACGTCCCGTCCCTCCGGAAGCAGGTCGGCCCGGGGGGGACGGTCGTCGGCGTCGACCTCACGCGGGGGATGCTCGACCGGGCCGGCCGGCACCCCGACCGGGCCGGCGACGGCGTCCACTACGTCCAGGGTGACGCCGCGCACCCGCCGATCCGGGACGCCGACGCGGTGCTCGCGACGTTCGTCGCCGGCCTGTTCCCCGACCCCGAACCAGTCGTCGACCGGTGGTGTGACGCGGTCGGTCCCGGCGGTCGGATCGCGCTGTTGAACTTCCAGCGCAGCGACGCGACCGTCGCGCTCCCGCTGAACGTCGTCTTCGAGGGGTTCGTCCGACTCTCCTCGCCGGGGAGCCGGCTGGCGCGGGACTCGCAGGCGACGGCCTTCGAGCGGCGAGTTCGGGCCGCACGCCGACGACTCACCGAACGGACCGTCGACCGCCGGTACGAGACGCTGGCCGGCGGCTATCTTGGACTGCTGTCGGGTACTGTCGCCTGA
- a CDS encoding DUF7001 family protein, whose protein sequence is MKRVTLYRAPTTAADVEAVGDWLDDRIDATVRVRDRFCSLYGDDGLAETFADARVLDPYDRATGNTMLGIVRYEERALEDPERGGGVIYDGLAVQRALYERVPADERTLDHLHIPVLDRVVGTWGDHDGRWHKRVNVLGQPGVVSVPGLYEAPAKPEQYYKEKQQHAMVSGDAPPREVLESAVDGEFLVADDPRTTDALKGYVLQAAHYLSTGEAFCDESGCRLHNAHRQPGVVAAQLDDPEFCPRHADRYRV, encoded by the coding sequence ATGAAACGGGTCACACTCTACCGGGCGCCGACGACCGCCGCCGACGTCGAGGCCGTCGGCGACTGGCTCGACGATCGGATCGACGCGACCGTCCGGGTCAGGGACCGGTTCTGTTCGCTGTACGGCGACGACGGGCTCGCCGAGACGTTCGCCGACGCACGTGTGCTGGACCCCTACGACCGCGCGACGGGAAACACGATGCTGGGAATCGTCCGCTACGAGGAGCGTGCCCTGGAAGACCCCGAGCGGGGCGGCGGCGTCATCTACGACGGCCTGGCGGTCCAGCGCGCGCTGTACGAACGGGTACCGGCCGACGAGCGGACGCTCGATCACCTCCATATCCCGGTGCTCGACCGCGTGGTCGGAACCTGGGGCGACCACGACGGCCGGTGGCACAAACGCGTCAACGTACTCGGACAACCGGGAGTGGTCTCCGTCCCGGGACTGTACGAGGCGCCCGCGAAACCCGAGCAGTACTACAAGGAGAAACAGCAACACGCGATGGTCTCGGGCGACGCGCCACCCCGAGAGGTGCTGGAGTCGGCGGTCGACGGCGAGTTCCTGGTCGCCGACGATCCACGGACGACCGATGCACTGAAGGGATACGTCCTGCAAGCAGCCCACTACCTGTCGACCGGCGAGGCGTTCTGTGACGAGTCAGGCTGTCGCCTCCACAACGCCCATCGACAGCCCGGTGTCGTGGCCGCACAACTCGACGACCCCGAGTTCTGCCCGCGACACGCCGATCGCTACCGGGTTTGA